In Bacteroidales bacterium, the genomic stretch CTGTAAAGCCCACTGTGGATGTTTTGTTTCTTTCATAAATACGTATTTACGTATTACAAAGAAAAAACAAAAACTTTATATTTCAAAGTCTTTTATTAACATTTTTTCAACTAATACGTAATTTTATCGGAGTTACGGATTCATTTTCTATCATTCGTAAATATTTTTCTCTTAAATTCCGGTTTTTTGCCAAAATTCAGCAAAAGTCCAATCTCTTTATCTGTTGCCTTTAAATAGTTTATCAATTGCAATTCGTGTTCTTCAATTAAAAATTCGGCAGCTTTTAATTCAATAATTATAGTATCTTCAACGATAATATCAGCGAAGTATTCCCCCACAATCTCATCAGAATAATAAACTTTTATAGGTTTTTGTTTTTCAGCATTTATCCCGTTCTTTATTAATTCTATCATCATTGCATTTTCATATACCTTTTCAAGAAACCCAAAGCCAAGGGTATTATAAAC encodes the following:
- a CDS encoding GxxExxY protein — protein: MNELLHKELTNKIINCFYTVYNTLGFGFLEKVYENAMMIELIKNGINAEKQKPIKVYYSDEIVGEYFADIIVEDTIIIELKAAEFLIEEHELQLINYLKATDKEIGLLLNFGKKPEFKRKIFTNDRK